ATTACGTAATTTGCTACTGGCTAAAACGGCCGGGCCAATGCCGCCATCGCAGCTGGCCAAAGAAGCCGGTATTTCACCCTATGCGGCCCAAAAAGCCGCAGCCCGACAGGGTAGCTTTGAGGAAGATCAATTGCGGCAGGCCTTTTTGCTCTCAGTTGATACTGAATATAAAATCAAAACCGGGGCCGCTAGCCCCCAGGAGTTAGTGGAACTTTTGATCTACGAAGTCGCCGGAGTTAATTACTAGAATTTGATTCAGCGGCCGGCACGTCGCTAGCGACGTCGGCTTCTAAGGCCTTTTCAACAGGTTTGGGTGCAGGTTCTGCGGCTTTGGGCTGAGGTTGGGATTGGCTAGTCCTGCCATCGCCACCTGATTTATAGAGTGATTTGACGATTTGTTGCTGTTTAGCCCCGGCTGCCATCAACTGAGCGGCTACCGTTAGAGCCTTAGCGGTAGTGTGAGTGGCGGTGAAGCGATCGGTGCTTGCCATAATGCCGGCTAGCCAGGCTGTAGCAATCGGTTCATCAATCAAACCGGTTTGCAGAGATTCGGCGAGAGCCACTAGAATTTCGCAGAGGCTGGCAGCGTAGCTATCAATTAGGTTAACCGCCCCGTAATTTTCATTGACGCGGTGGAAATCAATATTAATGATGGGCGTTTCGTCCAACATCTCAGGGGCTTTATCGAAGACGCGATCAATCCGGTTGCGGCTGGGCACACCCAGAAC
This genomic stretch from Candidatus Saccharimonadales bacterium harbors:
- a CDS encoding DHH family phosphoesterase produces the protein MDLTPKQQTSEAIRQAESILIVTGQNPTIDQVVAVVGLASVLRKFGKKVSAVISDPVPSRLSFLETDQPDRTMNGLRDFILKVDLKKSEVDKLKYTVEDQKLNIHITPFKGAFAPSDVTFAYGTYHFDIIIVLGVPSRNRIDRVFDKAPEMLDETPIINIDFHRVNENYGAVNLIDSYAASLCEILVALAESLQTGLIDEPIATAWLAGIMASTDRFTATHTTAKALTVAAQLMAAGAKQQQIVKSLYKSGGDGRTSQSQPQPKAAEPAPKPVEKALEADVASDVPAAESNSSN